A genomic region of Trifolium pratense cultivar HEN17-A07 linkage group LG3, ARS_RC_1.1, whole genome shotgun sequence contains the following coding sequences:
- the LOC123916355 gene encoding E3 ubiquitin-protein ligase UPL1-like yields MTTLRSSWHSRLRQLLSNEGAIGPSIKLDSEPPHKIKAFIEKVIQCPLQDIALPLSSFWWEYNKGNFHHWRPLLLHFDTYFKTYLLCRNDLTLSDNLEDDVPLPKHAILQILRVMQIIFENCPNKSTFDGLEHFKLLLASTDPEIIIATLETLFALVKINPSKLHGSSKMVACGSVNSYLLSLAQGWGSKEEGLGLYSCVIANEKAHDELPCSVPSEAENGSDQSNYRVGSTLYFEVPGTCAQSKDQSVDTVSSSLRVIHMPDMHLSKEDDLSLLKRCIEQYSVPPELRFSLLTRIRYARAFQSPRISRLYNRICILAFIVLVQSSDAHDELVSFFANEPEYTNELIKVVRSEKTISGPIRTLAMLALGAQLAAYTSSHERARILSGSSMTFTGGNRMILLNVLQRAILSLKSSNDPSSLAFVEALLQFYLLHVVSTSSSGSNIRGSGMVPTFLPLLEDSDPAHIHLVCFAVKTLQKLMDYSSSAVSLFKELGGIELLAQRLQTEVHRVIGFVGENDNSMLTGESSRRNTDQPHSQKRLIKVSLKALGSATYNPTNPTRSQHSHDSQLPATLVSIFQNVNKFGGDIYYSAVTVMSEMIHKDPTCFSALHEMGLPDAFLSSIVSGILPSSKALTCIPNGLGAICLNAIGLEVVKETKSLQFLVDIFTNKKYVLAMHEAIVPLANSVEELLRHVSSLRTTGVDIIIEIIHKIAAFGDDNGTGSSGKANEGSAMETDSEDKGNESHCCLVGSEDSAAAEGIRDEQFVQLCTFHLMVLVHRTMENAETCRLFVEKSGIEALLKLLLRPAIAQSSDGMSIALHSTMVFKGFAQHHSTPLARAFCSALREHLKIAMTGFAVAPRPLLLDPRMTTENSTFSSLFLVEFLLFLAASKDNRWMAALLTEFGNGSKDVLENIGNIHREVLWQIALLENTKPEIEDDGACSSADPQQAEVDANETEDQRFNSFRQILDPLLRRRTSGWGIESQFFDLINLYRDLGRATGSQHRTNSAVPSNRRLSSNNQLHHSGSVDDSGANNKECDKQKTYYTSCCDMVRSLSFHITHLFQELGKIMLQPSRRRDDIVSVSPASKSVASTFACIALDHMNFGDHVTEASISTKCRYFGKVMDFFDIILMERPDSCNPVLLNCLYGHGVIQSVLTTFEATSQLLFAVNWAPASPMETDDGNTKLDDKEVADHSWIYSALASYGKLMDHLVTSSFILSASTKHLLAQPLTSGDTPFPRNAEIFVKVLQSMVLKAVLPVWIHPQFVDCSHDFISTVISMIRHVYSGVEVKNVNGSSNARIAGPPPNETTISTIVEMGFSRSRAEEALRQVGSNSVELAMEWLFSHPEETHEDDELARALAMSLGNSESDTTDAAASDNAQQLEEEIVQLPPVDELLSTCTKLLQKESLAFPIHDLLVMICSHDDGRYRSNVVTFIVERIKESGLVSSHGNNTMLAALFHVLALILNEDVVAREAASKADFIKVASDILHQWDSSLDQGEKGQVPKWVTSAFLALDRLLQVDERLNSEIVEQLKKEVVNSKQTSVTIDEDKQHNLQSALGLSSKFADIDAQKRLVEIACSCMKYQLPSDTMHALLLLCSSLTRNHSVALAFFDAGGFSSLLSLPTSSLFSGYDNVAACIVLHVLEDPQTLQQAMESEIKHSLVDASNRHPNGRVNPRNFLLNLASVISRDPIVFMQAAQSVCQVEMVGERPYIVLLKDRDKDKSKDKEKEKDKSLDKGQNTDGKVVLGSTTTVASGNGHGKIHDSKGVKCHKKPSQSFVNVMELLLESIYTFVVPPLKDDAASNVVPSSPTSSDMDIDVCMVRGKGKAVATVSEGNETNSQEASASLAKIVFILKLLTEILLMYPSSVHVLLRRDAEITSTRGSYQKSHAGLSGGGIFYHILRNFLPYFRNTKKDKKADGDWRQKLATRANQFMVAACVRSTEARKRIFTEIGHIINEFVDSCTGFKPPGTEIQVFVDLINDVLAARTRAGSSISAEASTTFMDAGLVKSFTRVLQVLDLDHADSSKVATGVVKALELVTKEHVHSVESSAGKGDNSTKHPDPSQHGRTDNIDHISQSTDTTSQANHNSVQVDHVEPYNVIQSYGGSEAVTDDMEHDQDLDGGFVAANEDEYMHEIAEDDGGREDGIENVGLRFEIQPHGQENIDDEEDDDEDDMSGDEGEDVDEDDEEHNDFEEDDVHHLPHPDTDQDEIDPDYGSFLNEVEEDEDDEDEDGVILRLEEGINGINVFDHIEVFGRENNFPNEALHVMPVEVFGSRGPGRTTSIYNLLGRTGDNSTPSRHPLLVGPSSSFHQTTGQANRITENSAGLDNIFRSLRSGRHGHRSNLWSDNSQQSGRSNTGVVPQGLEELLVTQLRRPTPEKSSDNNSNEAGLQSKIVETSQMHSGDSGIEVPVESNANQEGGMVTHASIVDNNNNADNRPAGNGLPQADLSSTPSQAVEMQFEHNDAAARDVEAVSQESGGSAATFGESLRSLDVEIGSADGHDDGGERQVSSDRVAGESQAARTRRANMSIGHSSPLGGRDASLHSVTEVSENSSRDADQDVPAGEQQVNNDTGSEAIDPAFLDALPQELRAEVLSAQQGQVAQPSNDESQNSEDIDPEFLAALPPDIRAEVLAQQQAQRVHQSQELEGQPVEMDTVSIIATFPSELREEVLLTSSDAVLANLTPALVAEANMLRERFAHRYSRTLFGMHPRSRRGETSRHGEGTGSGLDGIGRSIASRRSGGAKVFEADGEPLVDTEALHGMIRLFRIVQPLYKGQLQRLLLNLCAHSETRTSLVKILMDLLILDVRKPTSHCSTVEPPYRLYGRQSNVMYSRPQSFDGVPPLLSRRILETLTYLARNHPYVAKMLLQLRIHRPATRDSDSADIARGKAVMVSEDQINTSESNEGYISIAMLLSLLKQPLYLRSIAHLEQLLNLLDVIIDSAGGKGSSSDKPPLSTAPVLGPQISAMEADVNTNSVVSSGLDTCPNVDDSSKPTTSGSKECETRQVLGNLPQTELQLLCSLLALEGLSDNAYGLVAEVMRKLVSIAPIHCQLFVSHLSGAVRDLTSSAMDELRIFSEAIKALLNTSTNGAAILRVLQALSSFVTSSTEKENDGVSRAHFEFSEINSALEPLWHELSCCISKIESYSEPASEIYTPSTTSVSKPSNVMPPLPAGSQNILPYIESFFVVCEKLHPAQSGANNENGVPDISDVEDASTSGTQQKTSGSAMKVDEKHGTFVKFSEKHRKLLNAFIRQNPGLLEKSFSLMLKIPRFIDFDNKRSHFRSKIKHQHDHHHSPLRISVRRAYVLEDSYNQLRMRSTQDLKGRLTVHFQGEEGIDAGGLTREWYQLLSRVIFDKGALLFTTVGNESTFQPNPNSVYQTEHLSYFKFVGRVVGKALFDGQLLDVHFTRSFYKHILGAKVTYLDIEAIDPAYFKNLKWLLENDISDVLDLTFSIDADEEKLILYERTEVTDYELIPGGRNTKVTEENKHQYVDLVAEHRLTTAIRPQINAFLEGFGEIIPKELISIFNDKELELLISGLPDIDLDDLRANTEYSGYSAASPVIQWFWEVVQGFSKEDKARLLQFVTGTSKVPLEGFSALQGISGSQKFQIHKAYGSSDHLPSAHTCFNQLDLPEYPSKQHLEERLLLAIHEANEGFGFG; encoded by the exons ATGACAACCCTAAGATCGAGTTGGCACTCGAGGCTTCGTCAGCTTTTATCGAATGAAGGCGCCATTGGTCCATCTATAAAGCTTGATTCTGAACCT CCTCATAAAATCAAAGCTTTCATTGAGAAGGTCATCCAATGTCCATTACAAGATATAGCTTTACCTCTCTCTAGCTTTTGGTGGGAGTACAATAAG GGGAATTTTCATCACTGGAGGCCATTACTGCTTCATTTTGATACATACTTCAAGACGTATTTGTTATGTCGAAATGACCTAACTTTGTCTGATAATCTAGAAGATGACGTCCCATTACCAAAACATGCAATTCTGCAAATACTACGGGTGATGCAAATAATATTTGAGAACTGCCCAAACAAGAGTACATTTGATGGCTTAGAG CACTTCAAGCTTTTACTAGCTTCAACAGATCCTGAGATTATTATTGCAACGTTAGAAACTCTTTTCGCACTTGTAAAAATAAACCCCTCTAAGCTTCATGGAAGTTCAAAGATGGTTGCTTGTGGTTCAGTGAACAGCTATCTCCTGTCCCTAGCACAAGGGTGGGGAAGCAAGGAGGAGGGTCTTGGGCTGTATTCTTGTGTCATTGCAAATGAAAAAGCCCACGATGAATTACCGTGTTCGGTTCCTTCTGAAGCTGAAAATGGTAGTGACCAATCCAATTACCGTGTAGGTTCTACCCTTTATTTTGAGGTGCCTGGGACCTGTGCCCAAAGCAAGGATCAAAGTGTAGATACAGTTTCCTCAAGTTTGAGAGTTATACACATGCCGGATATGCATTTGTCTAAAGAAGATGACTTGTCATTGTTGAAGAGATGCATTGAGCAGTATAGTGTTCCTCCAGAGCTCCGGTTCTCATTGCTCACAAGAATCAGATATGCTCGTGCCTTCCAGTCTCCAAGAATAAGCAGGCTTTATAACAGGATTTGTATTCTTGCTTTCATTGTGCTGGTCCAGTCCAGTGATGCTCACGACGAGCTTGTTTCCTTTTTCGCAAACGAACCAGAATACACAAATGAGTTGATTAAAGTTGTGCGTTCTGAAAAAACCATATCTGGACCTATCAGAACACTTGCAATGCTTGCATTAGGAGCTCAATTAGCAGCATATACATCATCTCATGAACGGGCAAGAATACTCAGTGGATCTAGTATGACTTTTACTGGAGGGAATCGCATGATTCTCCTGAATGTGCTTCAGAGGGCTATTTTGTCATTGAAGAGTTCTAATGATCCATCTTCCCTTGCTTTTGTTGAGGCACTTCTTCAGTTCTATTTGTTGCATGTGGTTTCAACCTCATCTTCCGGGAGTAATATTAGAGGGTCTGGCATGGTACCCACATTCTTGCCTCTGCTGGAAGATTCTGATCCTGCACACATTCATCTGGTTTGTTTTGCTGTGAAAACCCTTCAGAAGCTTATGGATTATAGTAGCTCGGCTGTATCTTTGTTTAAAGAGTTGGGGGGTATTGAGCTTTTGGCCCAGAGGTTGCAGACTGAGGTTCACAGGGTCATTGGTTTTGTTGGAGAAAATGATAATTCGATGCTCACTGGTGAAAGCTCAAGACGTAATACTGATCAGCCTCACTCTCAGAAGAGACTCATAAAAGTGTCCCTTAAGGCACTTGGTTCCGCAACATATAACCCCACTAACCCTACCAGATCTCAACACTCTCATGATAGTCAATTGCCGGCAACTCTGGTCTCTATTTTTCAGAATGTAAATAAGTTTGGAGGTGACATTTACTATTCAGCTGTTACTGTTATGAGTGAAATGATCCACAAAGATCCTACATGCTTTTCTGCTCTGCATGAAATGGGTCTTCCTGATGCTTTTTTATCTTCAATTGTATCTGGAATACTTCCTTCATCGAAGGCTTTGACATGCATTCCAAATGGTCTTGGGGCCATTTGTCTTAATGCCATAGGCTTAGAGGTTGTCAAAGAAACTAAATCACTGCAGTTCCTTGTTGACATcttcacaaacaaaaaatatgtcTTAGCCATGCATGAAGCTATTGTTCCTCTGGCAAATTCTGTGGAGGAACTTCTACGGCATGTATCTTCATTGAGAACTACCGGTGTTGACATTATCATTGAAATCATCCACAAGATTGCAGCCTTTGGAGACGACAATGGTACGGGATCATCAGGAAAAGCTAACGAGGGCAGTGCAATGGAAACAGATTCTGAAGATAAGGGAAATGAAAGCCATTGCTGCCTGGTAGGTTCAGAAGATTCTGCTGCGGCTGAAGGGATAAGGGATGAGCAATTTGTTCAGCTATGCACTTTTCATTTGATGGTATTGGTTCACCGGACAATGGAAAATGCTGAAACCTGTCGGCTATTTGTGGAAAAATCAGGAATTGAAGCTTTATTGAAGCTGTTATTACGACCAGCTATTGCACAATCCTCAGATGGCATGTCTATTGCTTTGCATAGCACCATGGTATTTAAAGGATTCGCACAACATCATTCCACTCCTCTAGCACGTGCTTTCTGTTCCGCCCTTAGAGAGCACTTGAAGATAGCAATGACCGGTTTTGCTGTAGCTCCAAGGCCTTTATTACTGGATCCAAGGATGACAACCGAAAACAGCACTTTTTCTTCACTTTTCCTGGTTGAGTTCCTTCTCTTTCTTGCTGCTTCAAAAGACAACCGTTGGATGGCTGCTTTGCTTACAGAATTTGGAAATGGCAGCAAGGATGTCCTTGAAAACATTGGAAATATCCACCGTGAAGTTTTGTGGCAAATTGCTCTACTTGAAAATACGAAGCCTGAGATAGAGGATGATGGTGCTTGCTCTTCTGCTGATCCACAACAGGCTGAAGTTGATGCAAATGAAACTGAAGATCAAAGGTTCAATTCTTTCAGGCAGATTCTTGATCCATTACTCAGAAGGAGGACTTCAGGCTGGGGTATAGAATCACAGTTTTTTGATCTTATTAACCTGTACCGAGATTTGGGCCGTGCAACTGGTTCTCAACACCGAACAAATTCTGCTGTTCCTTCAAACAGGCGGTTGAGTTCCAATAATCAGTTGCACCATTCTGGGTCTGTGGATGATTCTGGAGCTAATAATAAGGAGTGTGACAAGCAGAAGACATACTATACGTCTTGTTGTGACATGGTCAGATCACTTTCATTTCACATTACCCATTTGTTCCAAGAGTTAGGCAAAATAATGCTGCAACCTTCTCGCCGACGTGATGATATTGTGAGTGTAAGCCCTGCTTCAAAATCAGTGGCCTCTACTTTTGCATGCATTGCTTTGGATCACATGAATTTTGGTGACCATGTAACTGAAGCTTCAATATCAACAAAATGCCGTTATTTTGGCAAAGTCATGGATTtttttgatattattttaatgGAGAGGCCAGATTCTTGCAATCCCGTTCTACTGAATTGTTTGTATGGGCATGGAGTTATTCAATCTGTATTGACCACATTTGAAGCTACTAGTCAATTACTCTTTGCAGTTAATTGGGCCCCTGCATCACCTATGGAAACTGATGACGGGAACACAAAACTTGATGACAAGGAAGTTGCCGACCATTCATGGATATATAGTGCTTTAGCTAGCTACGGTAAACTTATGGACCATCTAGTGACCTCCTCTTTTATATTATCAGCATCAACAAAACACTTACTTGCACAACCCCTTACAAGTGGTGATACCCCTTTCCCACGGAATGCAGAGATATTTGTGAAGGTCCTTCAATCTATGGTGTTGAAGGCAGTTCTTCCAGTTTGGATTCATCCCCAGTTTGTTGATTGTAGTCATGATTTTATTTCTACAGTTATCTCTATGATAAGGCATGTTTATTCAGGGGTTGAAGTAAAAAATGTAAATGGCAGTAGCAATGCTCGCATTGCTGGGCCTCCTCCTAACGAAACAACAATTTCAACAATTGTAGAGATGGGTTTTTCCAGGTCTAGAGCAGAAGAAGCTTTGAGGCAAGTTGGGTCAAATAGTGTGGAGTTGGCAATGGAGTGGTTGTTTTCCCATCCAGAGGAAACACATGAAGATGATGAACTTGCTCGAGCACTCGCCATGTCCCTTGGAAACTCTGAGTCAGACACAACGGATGCTGCTGCAAGTGACAATGCTCAACAGCTTGAGGAAGAGATTGTCCAACTTCCTCCTGTTGATGAGTTGTTATCAACTTGCACAAAACTTTTGCAAAAGGAATCTCTAGCTTTTCCTATCCATGACTTGCTTGTAATGATATGCTCTCATGATGATGGTAGATATAGATCTAATGTTGTCACTTTTATTGTCGAACGGATCAAGGAATCTGGATTGGTTTCTAGTCATGGAAATAATACCATGCTGGCTGCACTGTTTCACGTTCTTGCTTTAATTCTTAATGAGGATGTTGTAGCACGTGAAGCTGCTTCAAAGGCTGACTTCATCAAAGTTGCATCAGATATACTTCACCAGTGGGATTCAAGTCTTGATCAGGGGGAGAAAGGTCAGGTGCCAAAATGGGTCACATCTGCTTTTCTTGCATTAGACAGGCTGTTGCAAGTGGATGAAAGATTGAATTCTGAAATTGTAGAGCAGTTGAAGAAGGAGGTTGTGAATAGTAAGCAGACATCAGTTACCATTGATGAAGATAAACAACACAACTTACAGTCTGCATTGGGACTGTCTTCCAAGTTTGCAGATATAGATGCGCAGAAGAGACTTGTTGAGATTGCTTGTAGTTGTATGAAGTACCAACTTCCCTCAGACACAATGCATGCTCTTCTGCTACTATGTTCCAGTCTTACAAGGAATCATTCTGTTGCTCTTGCCTTTTTTGATGCTGGTGGGTTTAGTTCACTTCTTTCCTTGCCAACTAGTAGTCTCTTCTCTGGGTATGACAATGTTGCTGCTTGTATTGTCCTTCATGTTCTTGAAGACCCTCAAACTCTCCAGCAAGCAATGGAATCTGAGATAAAACACAGCCTTGTAGATGCTTCCAACCGTCATCCAAATGGGCGGGTCAATCCCCGcaatttccttttaaatttagCTTCTGTGATTTCCCGAGATCCAATAGTTTTTATGCAAGCTGCTCAATCTGTTTGCCAAGTTGAAATGGTGGGTGAAAGACCTTACATTGTCTTGCTGAAAGACCGCGATAAAGACAAATCCAAGGATAAAGAAAAGGAGAAGGATAAATCATTGGACAAAGGACAGAATACTGATGGGAAGGTTGTTTTGGGAAGTACAACCACAGTAGCTTCTGGAAATGGTCATGGAAAAATTCACGATTCAAAGGGTGTCAAATGTCACAAAAAACCTAGTCAAAGTTTTGTTAATGTGATGGAGCTTCTTCTTGAGTCCATATATACTTTTGTTGTCCCACCTTTGAAGGATGACGCTGCCTCGAATGTCGTCCCTAGCTCACCAACATCAAGTGACATGGACATTGATGTCTGTATGGTGAGGGGGAAAGGGAAGGCAGTTGCCACTGTGTCTGAAGGGAATGAAACTAACAGCCAAGAAGCTTCTGCATCACTTGCAAAGatagtatttattttgaaacttcTGACAGAGATATTATTGATGTACCCTTCGTCTGTTCATGTTCTACTTCGGCGAGATGCTGAAATAACTAGCACTAGGGGATCTTATCAAAAGAGTCATGCTGGTTTAAGTGGGGGAGGAATATTCTACCACATTCTTCGTaattttcttccttattttcgAAATACCAAAAAGGACAAGAAAGCTGATGGTGATTGGAGGCAGAAACTAGCTACCAGGGCTAACCAGTTTATGGTGGCTGCATGTGTTCGTTCTACAGAGGCAAGAAAAAGGATTTTTACAGAAATTGGTCATATCATAAATGAATTTGTGGATTCATGCACTGGTTTTAAGCCACCAGGTACTGAAATTCAGGTGTTTGTTGATCTGATTAATGATGTTTTGGCTGCTCGCACACGTGCTGGTTCAAGCATCTCAGCGGAGGCTTCTACCACTTTTATGGATGCCGGTCTAGTTAAATCTTTTACTCGTGTACTCCAAGTTTTAGACTTGGACCATGCTGACTCATCTAAAGTTGCTACTGGTGTTGTCAAGGCTCTTGAATTGGTGACCAAGGAGCATGTTCATTCTGTTGAATCGAGTGCAGGGAAGGGTGATAATTCAACAAAGCATCCTGATCCTAGTCAACACGGAAGAACGGATAATATTGATCACATATCTCAGTCAACTGACACTACATCTCAGGCCAATCACAACTCCGTGCAAGTTGACCATGTTGAGCCTTACAATGTGATTCAGTCTTATGGTGGGTCTGAAGCTGTTACTGATGATATGGAACACGATCAAGATCTTGATGGAGGATTTGTTGCTGCTAATGAGGATGAGTACATGCATGAAATTGCTGAGGATGACGGAGGCCGTGAGGATGGAATTGAAAATGTGGGACTACGCTTTGAAATCCAACCCCATGGCCAAGAAAATATTGATGATGAGGAGGACGATGATGAGGATGATATGTCTGGAGATGAGGGTGAAGATGTAGATGAAGATGACGAAGAACATAATGATTTTGAAGAAGACGATGTCCATCACTTGCCACATCCTGACACAGATCAAGATGAGATTGATCCTGATTATGGTTCATTCTTGAATGAAGTCGAAGAGGATGAGgatgatgaggatgaagacGGGGTGATACTTAGACTTGAGGAGGGCATTAATGGAATTAATGTATTTGACCATATTGAGGTTTTTGGAAGAGAGAATAATTTTCCAAATGAAGCTCTTCATGTGATGCCAGTTGAAGTTTTTGGTTCTAGAGGTCCTGGGCGGACCACATCTATTTACAACCTTTTGGGCAGAACTGGTGATAATTCTACACCTTCACGCCATCCTCTTTTAGTTGGACCTTCTTCCTCATTCCACCAGACTACTGGGCAAGCAA ATCGTATAACAGAGAACTCAGCAGGTTTGGATAATATCTTCCGATCACTGAGAAGCGGACGTCATGGACACCGTTCAAACTTGTGGAGTGATAATAGCCAGCAAAGTGGCAGGTCAAACACTGGTGTTGTACCACAGGGCCTCGAGGAGTTGCTTGTTACTCAATTAAGGCGACCCACTCCTGAAAAGTCATCCGATAACAACTCAAATGAAGCAGGTCTTCAAAGTAAAATAGTTGAGACCAGCCAGATGCATTCAGGAGATTCAGGTATAGAAGTCCCAGTTGAAAGTAATGCAAATCAGGAAGGTGGTATGGTGACTCATGCGTCAATTGTTGACAATAACAACAATGCCGATAACAGACCTGCTGGAAATGGATTGCCGCAAGCAGATTTATCAAGCACTCCCTCACAAGCAGTTGAGATGCAGTTTGAGCATAATGATGCAGCTGCACGGGATGTCGAAGCTGTCAGCCAAGAGAGTGGCGGTAGTGCGGCAACTTTTGGTGAAAGTCTTCGGAGTCTAGATGTTGAGATTGGAAGCGCTGATGGCCATGATGATGGCGGAGAAAGGCAGGTTTCGTCAGATAGAGTAGCAGGTGAATCACAGGCTGCACGGACAAGAAGAGCAAACATGTCTATTGGTCATTCTTCTCCTCTAGGTGGGAGAGATGCATCTCTCCATAGTGTTACTGAAGTTTCTGAAAATTCAAGCCGAGATGCAGATCAAGATGTTCCAGCAGGTGAGCAGCAGGTGAACAATGACACAGGATCAGAAGCAATTGATCCTGCTTTTCTGGATGCTCTTCCTCAGGAGTTACGTGCTGAAGTCCTTTCAGCACAACAGGGTCAAGTGGCTCAACCATCAAATGACGAATCACAAAACAGTGAGGATATTGATCCTGAATTCCTTGCAGCTCTTCCACCAGATATTCGAGCGGAAGTTCTTGCTCAACAGCAGGCACAGAGGGTACATCAATCCCAGGAGTTGGAAGGGCAACCTGTTGAAATGGACACAGTTTCAATTATTGCTACATTTCCTTCTGAGTTACGAGAAGAG GTTCTTTTAACGTCGTCTGATGCTGTGCTTGCCAACCTTACTCCTGCTCTTGTTGCTGAGGCAAATATGTTGAGGGAGAGGTTTGCACATCGATACAGCCGCACTCTCTTTGGAATGCATCCTAGAAGCCGTAGAGGTGAGACTTCTAGACACGGTGAAGGTACTGGTTCTGGCCTGGATGGTATAGGACGAAGCATTGCTTCACGCAGGTCTGGTGGAGCTAAGGTGTTTGAAGCTGATGGAGAACCTCTTGTAGACACTGAAGCTTTGCACGGCATGATTCGTTTGTTTCGCATAGTTCAG CCATTGTATAAAGGTCAATTGCAGAGGCTTCTTTTGAATCTTTGTGCCCATAGTGAAACTAGAACTTCTCTGGTGAAAATTCTGATGGATTTACTAATCCTTGATGTAAGAAAGCCTACCAGTCATTGTAGTACAGTAGAGCCTCCATACAGATTATATGGTCGTCAGAGTAACGTAATGTACTCACGTCCTCAATCTTTTGATG GAGTTCCCCCATTGCTCTCACGGCGGATACTTGAAACTCTCACTTATCTTGCTCGTAATCATCCTTACGTGGCAAAAATGTTGCTTCAACTTAGGATACATCGTCCTGCAACAAGAGACTCAGATAGTGCTGATATTGCACGTGGAAAAGCTGTGATGGTTAGTGAAGATCaaataaacacaagtgaaaGCAATGAAGGATACATATCCATTGCAATGCTTTTGAGTCTCTTGAAACAACCCCTTTATTTAAGAAGCATTGCCCATCTTGAACAG TTGCTAAATTTACTGGATGTCATCATCGATAGTGCTGGAGGCAAGGGTAGTTCATCTGATAAACCCCCTTTATCTACAGCGCCAGTATTGGGCCCACAAATTTCTGCAATGGAAGCAGATGTAAATACAAATTCTGTTGTTTCTTCTGGTCTTGATACATGTCCTAAtgttgatgattcctccaaACCCACGACCTCTGGTAGTAAGGAATGCGAGACTCGGCAAGTATTGGGTAATCTGCCACAAACAGAACTCCAGCTCCTATGCTCATTGCTTGCACTAGAAGG ATTGTCGGATAATGCATATGGCCTCGTTGCTGAGGTAATGAGGAAATTAGTCTCCATTGCTCCAATTCACTGTCAGCTTTTTGTCTCACACCTGTCAGGAGCAGTTCGAGACTTGACTTCATCTGCTATGGATGAATTGCGTATTTTCAGTGAAGCAATAAAAGCCCTTCTTAATACGTCTACTAATGGTGCCGCAATTTTGAGGGTTTTGCAAGCCTTGAGTTCCTTTGTCACCTCATCGACCGAGAAAGAGAATGATGGAGTTTCTCGTGCTCATTTTGAGTTTTCAGAAATCAATTCAGCATTAGAACCCTTGTGGCATGAGCTGAGCTGTTGCATAAGCAAGATAGAATCCTACTCTGAGCCAGCATCTGAGATTTATACGCCATCTACTACATCTGTGTCTAAACCATCTAATGTCATGCCTCCACTTCCAGCTGGTTCTCAAAATATCCTACCATACATAGAATCtttctttgtagtttgtgaAAAGCTGCATCCTGCACAGTCAGGTGCTAATAATGAAAATGGTGTTCCTGATATCTCTGATGTTGAAGATGCCAGCACATCAGGTACTCAGCAAAAAACGTCTGGATCTGCTATGAAAGTGGATGAGAAACATGGTACATTTGTCAAGTTTTCAGAGAAGCATAGGAAGCTGCTAAATGCTTTTATCAGGCAAAATCCCGGCTTGCTTGAGAAATCTTTTTCCCTTATGCTGAAGATTCCAAGATTCATTGATTTTGATAACAAGCGTTCCCACTTCCGATCAAAAATCAAGCATCAGCATGACCATCACCACAGCCCACTAAGAATATCAGTAAGAAGGGCTTATGTTTTAGAAGATTCTTACAACCAGCTTCGAATGAGATCAACTCAAGATttaaagggaaggttgactgttCACTTCCAAGGGGAGGAAGGTATCGATGCTGGTGGGCTTACAAGAGAGTGGTATCAATTGTTGTCGAGGGTTATTTTCGACAAAGGAGCACTGCTTTTTACTACCGTGGGTAATGAGTCAACATTTCAGCCGAACCCAAACTCTGTTTACCAAACAGAACATTTATCTTATTTCAAATTTGTTGGCAGAGTG GTTGGAAAAGCATTATTTGATGGTCAGCTCTTGGATGTCCATTTTACTCGATCATTCTATAAGCACATTCTAGGGGCGAAAGTAACATATCTTGATATTGAAGCTATTGATCCTGCttatttcaaaaatttgaaATGGCTGCTTGAG AATGATATCAGCGATGTTCTGGATCTTACTTTTAGCATTGATGCGGATGAGGAAAAGTTGATCTTATATGAACGAACAGAG GTGACTGATTATGAGTTGATTCCCGGTGGACGGAATACTAAAGTTACAGAGGAGAATAAGCATCAATATGTTGATTTGGTTGCTGAGCATCGATTGACTACTGCTATTCGACCTCAAATAAATGCTTTCTTGGAAGGGTTCGGGGAAATAATTCCAAAGGAGTTGATATCTATATTCAATGACAAAGAGCTGGAGCTATTGATCAGTGGACTTCCTGATATTGATT TGGATGACTTGAGAGCAAATACAGAATATTCTGGATATAGTGCTGCGTCCCCAGTTATTCAATGGTTTTGGGAGGTTGTTCAAGGTTTCAGCAAAGAAGACAAAGCTAGGCTGTTACAGTTTGTGACAGGCACATCCAAG GTGCCTCTAGAGGGTTTCAGCGCTCTTCAAGGAATTTCCGGCTCTCAAAAGTTTCAAATACATAAGGCTTATGGAAGTTCTGATCACTTGCCTTCTGCTCATACATG TTTCAATCAATTAGATTTGCCGGAGTATCCATCTAAACAACATTTGGAAGAGAGGTTACTTCTTGCGATTCATGAAGCAAATGAaggatttggatttggttaa